A window of the Hordeum vulgare subsp. vulgare chromosome 5H, MorexV3_pseudomolecules_assembly, whole genome shotgun sequence genome harbors these coding sequences:
- the LOC123398497 gene encoding uncharacterized protein LOC123398497 isoform X2: MGQCGCFGAAQKEQRAEADRLEAQEARARAAEAAQKRQQEYEKSAAGRAARAQIKAMKESKTSSNQGEPVLKWQMG; the protein is encoded by the exons ATGGGGCAGTGCGGGTGCTTCGGGGCGGCGCAGAAGGAGCAGCGGGCGGAGGCCGACCGCCTCGAGGCGCAGGAGGCCCGCGCAAGGGCCGCCGAGGCCGCCCAGAAGAG GCAGCAGGAATATGAAAAGTCAGCTGCTGGACGAGCAGCACGGGCACAGATTAAAGCTATGAAGGAGTCCAAGACATCATCAAACCAAGGAGAGCCGGTTCTTAAG TGGCAGATGGGGTAA
- the LOC123398497 gene encoding uncharacterized protein LOC123398497 isoform X1: protein MGQCGCFGAAQKEQRAEADRLEAQEARARAAEAAQKRQQEYEKSAAGRAARAQIKAMKESKTSSNQGEPVLKVVDGARKLVFF from the exons ATGGGGCAGTGCGGGTGCTTCGGGGCGGCGCAGAAGGAGCAGCGGGCGGAGGCCGACCGCCTCGAGGCGCAGGAGGCCCGCGCAAGGGCCGCCGAGGCCGCCCAGAAGAG GCAGCAGGAATATGAAAAGTCAGCTGCTGGACGAGCAGCACGGGCACAGATTAAAGCTATGAAGGAGTCCAAGACATCATCAAACCAAGGAGAGCCGGTTCTTAAG GTTGTTGATGGTGCGCGGAAGCTTGTTTTCTTTTGA